A region from the Oceanidesulfovibrio marinus genome encodes:
- a CDS encoding PAS domain S-box protein: MPLINMIRRSLTLKMLFSGGLVLLLCVVLWIGFNVLFFKANVLKNVKSDIAMLSDTILLGLHYAMMLDSENDIKEIIHNIGKQEEIKGIRIYNKQGRIVFSNNKAEVDNVVDMHSPSCWTCHQYDPPPATMGLDERSRIREVNGTEIVGIMTPIPNTPGCIGGPCHVHSEDERLLGLLDIEVSTKSKSAMVVDFERNNLIISIIVFIATFAALFVYSYRAIFMPIRKLIRATRNVGVGNFFNEINMKQVDEIGVLADSFNMMGRTVSEKHRALVDQREEYRDLFQNVPCLVSVVDRDFRVIRHNRAYREHFGRSRGKHCFLMNKGRMERCPVCPVDRTFQDGLPHASEESGVSKDGHPIHWIVYTSPIRNKEGEVVAAMEMMIDITRRKELEEKLAASEERYQAIFESTPNALFVLDADTLDILDCNDSATTSYGYANEEFIGRSFLMFFRKEERDDWREILKVKREIDQCSHITKSGRAIYVTIRISPAEFLDQKVLIASCADITKKLEAEQQLIQASKMTTLGEMATGVAHELNQPLAILKTISNLLSRRVSRHQEMDETMLEEIAEGVSTHVDRASKIIDHMREFGRKSDLKTMPVNINSVLQRAFDFFSQQLNVRNIAVEWQLQEPLPFIMADSNRLEQVIINLLINARDAIEDRWKKEKPENLEKRITITTASTDKEVVIKLCDTGSGIPDAIRAKLFEPFFTTKDVGKGTGLGLSISYGIVKDYGGSIQAVRMDGEGACFVITFPVANGLEMPGQ; encoded by the coding sequence ATGCCCCTCATCAACATGATCAGGCGCAGCCTCACCCTCAAGATGCTCTTCTCCGGCGGCCTGGTGCTGCTCCTCTGCGTCGTCCTCTGGATTGGCTTCAACGTCCTGTTCTTCAAGGCGAACGTCCTCAAGAACGTCAAGTCGGACATTGCCATGCTCTCGGATACTATCCTGCTGGGGCTCCACTACGCCATGATGCTGGACTCCGAGAACGACATCAAGGAGATCATCCACAACATCGGCAAGCAGGAGGAGATCAAGGGCATACGCATCTACAACAAGCAGGGCCGCATCGTCTTCTCCAACAACAAGGCCGAGGTGGACAACGTGGTGGACATGCACTCCCCGTCCTGCTGGACCTGCCACCAGTACGACCCGCCGCCGGCAACCATGGGCCTGGACGAACGCAGCCGCATCCGCGAGGTCAACGGCACCGAGATCGTGGGCATCATGACGCCCATCCCCAACACGCCGGGCTGCATCGGCGGCCCGTGCCATGTACACTCCGAGGATGAACGCCTGCTGGGCCTGCTAGACATAGAGGTCAGCACCAAGTCCAAGAGCGCCATGGTTGTGGACTTCGAGCGCAACAACCTGATCATCTCCATCATCGTTTTCATCGCCACCTTTGCCGCGCTGTTCGTCTACTCCTACCGCGCCATTTTCATGCCTATCCGCAAGCTCATCCGCGCCACCAGAAACGTGGGAGTCGGGAACTTCTTCAATGAAATAAACATGAAGCAGGTGGACGAGATAGGCGTGCTGGCCGACTCCTTCAACATGATGGGCCGCACGGTGAGCGAGAAGCACCGCGCCCTGGTGGATCAGCGCGAGGAGTATCGCGACCTCTTCCAGAACGTGCCGTGCCTGGTCAGCGTGGTGGACCGCGACTTCCGCGTCATTCGCCACAACCGCGCCTACCGCGAGCACTTTGGCCGCTCCCGCGGCAAGCACTGCTTCCTGATGAACAAGGGCCGCATGGAGCGTTGCCCCGTCTGCCCCGTAGACAGGACCTTCCAGGACGGCCTGCCCCACGCCAGCGAGGAGAGCGGCGTGTCCAAGGATGGCCATCCCATCCACTGGATCGTCTACACCTCGCCCATTCGCAACAAGGAAGGCGAGGTGGTCGCGGCCATGGAGATGATGATAGACATCACCCGCCGCAAGGAGCTGGAGGAAAAGCTGGCCGCGTCCGAGGAGCGCTACCAGGCCATCTTCGAGTCCACGCCCAACGCGCTGTTCGTGCTGGACGCCGACACCCTGGACATCCTGGATTGCAACGATTCCGCCACCACGAGCTACGGCTACGCCAACGAGGAGTTCATCGGCAGGTCGTTCCTCATGTTCTTCCGCAAGGAGGAGCGCGACGACTGGCGCGAGATACTCAAGGTGAAACGCGAGATCGACCAATGCTCGCACATCACCAAAAGCGGCCGCGCCATCTACGTCACCATCCGCATCTCGCCGGCCGAGTTCCTGGACCAGAAGGTGCTCATCGCCTCCTGCGCGGACATCACCAAGAAGCTGGAGGCCGAGCAGCAGCTCATCCAGGCCAGCAAGATGACCACCCTGGGCGAGATGGCCACCGGCGTGGCCCATGAGCTCAACCAGCCCCTGGCGATTCTCAAGACCATCAGCAACCTGCTCTCGCGCCGCGTCAGCCGCCATCAGGAGATGGATGAAACAATGCTGGAGGAGATCGCCGAGGGTGTGAGCACCCATGTGGACCGCGCCAGCAAGATCATCGACCACATGCGCGAGTTCGGCCGCAAGTCCGACCTCAAAACCATGCCGGTCAACATCAACAGCGTGCTCCAGCGCGCCTTCGACTTCTTCAGCCAGCAGCTCAACGTGCGCAACATCGCCGTGGAGTGGCAGTTGCAGGAACCCCTGCCGTTCATCATGGCGGACTCCAACCGGCTGGAGCAGGTCATCATCAATCTGCTCATCAATGCGCGCGACGCCATCGAGGATCGCTGGAAAAAGGAAAAGCCCGAGAACCTGGAAAAGCGCATCACCATCACCACTGCGTCCACGGACAAGGAGGTGGTCATCAAGTTGTGCGATACGGGCAGTGGCATCCCGGACGCCATTCGCGCCAAGCTCTTCGAGCCGTTCTTCACCACCAAGGACGTGGGCAAGGGCACCGGCCTCGGCCTCTCCATCTCCTACGGCATCGTCAAAGACTACGGCGGCTCCATCCAGGCCGTGCGCATGGACGGGGAGGGCGCCTGCTTCGTCATCACATTCCCCGTCGCCAACGGGCTGGAAATGCCCGGCCAGTAG
- a CDS encoding RrF2 family transcriptional regulator, with product MKLTTRSRYGTRLLLDIALHSDTGPVPSKDTARREGISLKYLEKMIKTLNEAGYLKGKRGPNGGNILTKTPEEISIGAVARILEGEEDRVLDCSGDPATCNRAAVCLRRSIWDDAHQAMYRMLDSYTLADLVKDARLCPAPTEKE from the coding sequence ATGAAGCTGACCACACGAAGCAGATACGGCACGCGCTTGCTGCTGGATATCGCCCTGCACTCGGACACGGGCCCCGTCCCCAGCAAGGATACGGCCCGGCGCGAGGGCATCTCCCTCAAGTACCTCGAAAAGATGATCAAGACTCTGAACGAGGCCGGGTACCTCAAGGGCAAGCGCGGTCCCAACGGCGGCAATATCCTGACCAAGACGCCGGAGGAGATTTCCATCGGCGCCGTGGCGCGGATTCTGGAAGGCGAGGAAGACCGCGTGCTCGACTGCAGCGGCGATCCGGCCACCTGCAACCGCGCGGCAGTCTGTCTGCGGCGGTCCATCTGGGACGACGCCCATCAGGCCATGTACAGGATGCTGGACTCGTACACCCTGGCCGATCTCGTGAAGGACGCGCGTCTGTGCCCGGCTCCGACCGAGAAAGAATGA
- a CDS encoding response regulator, producing the protein MDVKKLMLVDDEEGIRRFLGLSLEDMGYEVATAANGREALELFDSFRPSIILTDIKMPVMDGIELLQQVKTISPDTEVVIISGHGDLELAIEALKHDAADFITKPINNDVLEISLERLIEKIGMKQQLREYTENLERLVEEKTQRIVDLERQTAASRVMEGLSSALTNVANEVESESGLFNELPCLVSVHNRNQEIVAANALFKERLGHFIGEKSYSIFEGRGAECVDCPVRKTFATGKGQRSKEILVSEIGERIPVSVYTAPIHNTEGELDLVLEISVDMTELARLKEELLTTQLKFQRLFDEAPCYISVQNPDLTIAEVNRRFKEDFPDAEGRHCDEVHQYCGAPCHECLVTKTLEDGESHQMETVVTTAAGENKNILVWSAPIRNAFGAITQVMEMSTDITEIRRLQDHLTSLGIMLGSMSHGVKGMLTALDGGIYRLESGMRKEDPEKIAQAMETVKTMIVRIKKMILDILYYAKSRALEAEVVDVKEFLTGVADIVRDRAEGAGIAYECVFGDGLETMEVDSSAFSAALVNFLENAVDACAARRNGSPRVALRAASKGPAVEIVVEDNGMGMDRETREKIFTLFFSSKGRKGTGLGLFISNQTIEHHGGSINVDSEPDKGTSFIITMPRRLPDSARQAPSQPGECE; encoded by the coding sequence ATGGACGTCAAAAAGCTGATGCTCGTTGACGATGAAGAGGGAATCCGTCGTTTTCTGGGATTGTCGCTCGAAGACATGGGCTATGAGGTCGCCACGGCGGCCAACGGCCGGGAAGCGCTCGAGCTCTTCGATTCGTTCAGGCCGTCAATCATTCTCACGGACATCAAGATGCCGGTCATGGACGGCATTGAGCTGTTGCAGCAGGTCAAGACAATCTCTCCGGACACGGAGGTCGTCATCATCTCCGGCCACGGCGATCTGGAGCTGGCCATCGAGGCGCTCAAGCACGACGCCGCGGACTTCATCACCAAGCCCATCAATAACGACGTTCTGGAAATTTCGCTGGAGCGGCTGATCGAGAAGATTGGCATGAAGCAACAGCTTCGCGAGTACACCGAGAACCTCGAACGGCTGGTGGAGGAGAAAACCCAGCGCATCGTAGACCTGGAGCGGCAGACGGCCGCGTCGCGCGTGATGGAAGGGCTGAGCTCCGCCCTGACCAACGTGGCCAACGAGGTGGAGAGCGAGTCCGGTCTGTTCAACGAGCTTCCCTGCCTTGTCTCGGTTCACAACAGGAATCAGGAGATCGTGGCCGCCAACGCCCTGTTCAAGGAGCGGCTCGGTCACTTCATCGGCGAGAAGAGCTACTCCATCTTCGAGGGCCGCGGCGCCGAGTGCGTGGACTGCCCGGTGCGCAAGACCTTTGCCACGGGCAAGGGCCAGCGCAGCAAGGAGATCCTGGTCAGCGAGATCGGCGAGCGCATTCCCGTGTCCGTCTACACGGCGCCCATCCACAACACCGAGGGCGAGCTCGACCTCGTGCTCGAAATCTCCGTGGACATGACCGAGCTGGCGCGGCTCAAGGAAGAGCTGCTCACAACCCAGCTCAAGTTCCAGCGGCTCTTTGACGAGGCGCCGTGCTATATCTCCGTGCAGAACCCGGACCTGACCATCGCCGAGGTCAATCGCCGCTTCAAAGAGGACTTTCCCGACGCCGAGGGCCGCCACTGCGATGAAGTGCACCAGTACTGCGGTGCGCCGTGCCACGAGTGCCTGGTTACCAAGACTCTGGAGGACGGCGAGAGCCACCAGATGGAAACCGTGGTGACCACGGCCGCCGGCGAAAACAAGAATATTCTCGTCTGGTCCGCGCCCATCCGCAACGCCTTTGGCGCCATCACCCAAGTCATGGAGATGTCCACGGACATCACCGAGATTCGCCGGCTGCAGGACCACCTTACCTCCCTGGGCATCATGCTCGGCTCCATGTCCCACGGCGTCAAGGGCATGCTTACCGCCCTGGACGGCGGCATCTACCGTCTGGAGTCCGGCATGCGCAAGGAGGACCCGGAGAAGATCGCCCAGGCCATGGAAACGGTGAAGACCATGATCGTCCGGATCAAGAAGATGATCCTGGACATCCTGTACTACGCCAAAAGCCGCGCCCTGGAGGCCGAGGTGGTGGACGTGAAGGAGTTCCTGACCGGCGTGGCCGACATCGTTCGCGACCGGGCCGAGGGCGCCGGCATTGCCTACGAGTGCGTGTTCGGGGACGGCCTGGAGACCATGGAGGTGGACAGCAGCGCCTTCTCCGCCGCCCTGGTCAACTTTCTGGAGAACGCCGTGGACGCCTGCGCGGCGCGTCGTAACGGTTCCCCGCGCGTGGCTCTGCGCGCCGCATCCAAAGGCCCGGCCGTGGAGATTGTCGTGGAAGACAACGGCATGGGCATGGACCGCGAGACCCGGGAGAAGATATTCACCCTGTTCTTCTCGTCCAAGGGCAGGAAGGGCACCGGCCTGGGCCTGTTTATCTCCAACCAGACCATCGAGCACCATGGCGGCTCCATCAACGTGGATTCCGAGCCGGACAAGGGAACCAGCTTCATCATAACCATGCCCAGGCGTCTCCCGGATTCGGCCAGGCAAGCGCCGTCGCAGCCGGGTGAGTGTGAGTAA
- the divK gene encoding DVU0259 family response regulator domain-containing protein: MPKKIMVVDDDEAIVDYLVNVFEDHGYCTCRASDGVTAYDVALAEKPDLITLDLEMPNEWGPRFYRKLTQTEEFESLPVIVISGLSGIHLAIKRAVATIKKPFDPAEVIQIVRDTIGE; the protein is encoded by the coding sequence ATGCCCAAGAAGATCATGGTGGTCGATGACGACGAAGCAATCGTGGATTACCTCGTCAACGTCTTTGAAGACCACGGATACTGCACCTGCCGCGCTTCGGACGGCGTCACGGCCTACGATGTGGCCCTGGCCGAAAAGCCGGACCTCATCACGTTGGACCTGGAGATGCCCAACGAGTGGGGCCCGCGGTTCTACAGAAAGCTGACGCAAACCGAGGAGTTCGAGAGCCTCCCGGTTATCGTCATCAGCGGGCTTTCCGGCATCCACCTGGCCATCAAGCGGGCCGTGGCCACCATTAAGAAACCGTTCGACCCGGCGGAAGTCATACAGATTGTGCGTGACACCATAGGCGAATGA
- the divK gene encoding DVU0259 family response regulator domain-containing protein, translating to MSKKILIIDDDQEIRSYLTELFTDNGYEVVTADDGAVADDVVVKENPDLITLDLEMPEEWGPRFYRKLSQNQDLKRIPVIVISGLSANKYAIPKAVASLSKPFDPAELMKIVKDTIG from the coding sequence ATGTCCAAAAAGATTCTGATCATTGATGATGACCAGGAAATCCGCTCCTATCTGACTGAACTCTTCACCGACAACGGGTACGAGGTCGTCACTGCGGACGATGGCGCCGTTGCGGATGATGTGGTTGTCAAGGAGAACCCGGACCTCATTACTCTGGATTTGGAAATGCCAGAGGAATGGGGCCCCCGCTTTTACCGGAAACTGTCACAAAACCAGGACCTTAAAAGGATTCCGGTGATCGTCATCAGCGGGCTCAGCGCGAACAAATACGCTATTCCCAAAGCGGTTGCAAGCTTGTCCAAGCCCTTCGATCCGGCTGAGCTGATGAAGATCGTCAAGGATACCATAGGGTAA
- a CDS encoding universal stress protein, with product MSKKILLATTGSPASFGAARVAFQMAKRYGAEIIVFHVVGLPTKAYSQIVKDVRTGDEVQVDEDYMSWVEDELKNTYAKQIEDADAGKVRFILTTGVPQREILRAARSEDVDLIIMGASSGSADHIDYKGYTGSTLQKVAKSAKCPVMTVHRETAAYRGGFSNILFCTDFSKQAMHAFNYALNMAKECDCDLTLFHALDVGGKVLAQNEIEDRLIEARNRMRGLYAAQAGDFGKIDIEAWEGVPYMEIVKLARERMADLIVMAHHTREISTDDARLGSTVEQVILRASCPVVSVNKPDKVA from the coding sequence ATGTCCAAGAAAATTCTGCTGGCCACCACGGGCTCGCCGGCGAGCTTCGGAGCCGCCCGCGTGGCCTTCCAGATGGCCAAACGGTACGGCGCCGAGATCATCGTCTTCCACGTGGTCGGCCTGCCGACCAAGGCGTACTCCCAGATTGTGAAGGATGTCCGCACCGGCGACGAGGTCCAGGTGGACGAAGACTACATGAGCTGGGTGGAGGACGAGCTGAAGAACACCTACGCCAAGCAGATCGAGGATGCGGACGCCGGCAAGGTCCGTTTCATCCTCACCACCGGCGTGCCGCAGCGCGAGATTCTGCGCGCCGCGCGTAGCGAGGATGTGGACCTGATCATCATGGGTGCAAGCTCCGGCAGCGCGGACCACATCGACTACAAGGGCTACACCGGCAGCACCCTGCAGAAGGTGGCCAAGTCCGCCAAGTGCCCGGTGATGACCGTGCACCGCGAGACCGCAGCCTACCGCGGCGGCTTCAGCAACATCCTGTTCTGCACGGACTTCTCCAAGCAGGCCATGCACGCCTTCAACTACGCGCTGAACATGGCCAAGGAGTGCGACTGCGATCTTACGCTGTTCCACGCCCTGGACGTGGGCGGCAAGGTGCTGGCCCAGAACGAGATCGAGGACCGGCTCATCGAGGCGCGCAACCGCATGCGCGGACTGTACGCCGCCCAGGCCGGCGACTTCGGCAAGATCGACATCGAGGCGTGGGAAGGCGTGCCCTACATGGAGATCGTCAAGCTCGCACGCGAGCGCATGGCCGATCTCATAGTCATGGCGCACCACACGCGCGAGATCTCCACGGACGACGCCCGCCTGGGCTCCACCGTGGAGCAGGTCATCCTGCGCGCCAGCTGTCCCGTGGTCAGCGTGAACAAGCCGGACAAGGTAGCATAG